The following are encoded together in the Bacteroidota bacterium genome:
- a CDS encoding four helix bundle protein, with translation MHNFRELKIWVESIQLTTDVYKLTSKFPKSEQYNLISQINRSSVSIPSNIAEGSSRRTTKGFIQFLDIALGSTYELETQLIIAGKLDYIQSNNLSEILNKTIEIQKMINGFIRNLRNNATGINKLLVMTF, from the coding sequence ATGCACAATTTCAGGGAATTAAAAATTTGGGTGGAATCGATCCAACTGACTACTGATGTTTATAAGTTAACCAGTAAATTTCCAAAATCAGAACAGTATAATCTGATATCGCAAATAAATAGGAGTTCAGTATCAATCCCTTCAAATATTGCAGAAGGTAGCTCTCGTAGAACGACAAAAGGCTTTATTCAATTTCTTGACATTGCATTAGGATCCACTTATGAATTGGAAACACAATTAATTATTGCAGGGAAACTTGATTATATTCAAAGTAATAATTTATCAGAGATACTAAACAAAACAATAGAGATTCAGAAAATGATAAATGGTTTTATCAGAAATCTTAGAAATAATGCAACCGGAATTAATAAACTATTGGTAATGACTTTTTAA
- a CDS encoding MiaB/RimO family radical SAM methylthiotransferase, protein MKYHLVTLGCQMNMSDSERVRAVLDGLGYIWTDKEEEAGLVGILACSVRQKAIDKVYNRISKWNKWKDKRNLITFVSGCLLPADRDKFLKLFDLVFPMSELNQFPDMIRQYGVVTPFGLEQEHSSEKEVIKKAQAIPDFVSPKKIEFNTGKKMSELNIHIEDFWDVEPNYASNFEAFIPIQNGCDKFCTFCAVPYTRGREVSRSSEDILNELKRIVDQGFKSITLLGQNVNSYGLDKGDEEISFTELLEKIGEYGNQSGKEFWLYFTSPHPRDMGEEVIEVISKYNCLAKQIHLPAQSGDDNVLIRMNRKHSVDKYWQIIHAIHKHIPQATIFTDIIVGFTGETDEQFQNTLKLMEEVKFNMAYIAMYSPRPGAASSRWSNDIDQEIKKKRLHASSEVLRKHSLVYNKKLVGQSRKVLVKGQDRKEGYLSAYTEGRIVVRFKSTNTKQIGSFVDLKITSATSLSIEGELIETWKD, encoded by the coding sequence ATAAAATATCATTTAGTAACTCTGGGTTGTCAGATGAATATGTCTGACAGTGAACGCGTTCGGGCTGTTTTAGATGGATTGGGTTACATATGGACAGATAAAGAAGAAGAAGCAGGACTAGTAGGTATTTTGGCTTGTTCTGTTCGTCAGAAAGCAATTGACAAAGTTTACAATCGTATTTCCAAATGGAATAAATGGAAAGATAAACGAAACCTAATTACCTTTGTTTCCGGATGTTTACTTCCTGCTGATCGGGATAAATTTTTAAAACTATTTGACTTGGTTTTTCCCATGTCAGAATTGAACCAATTTCCAGATATGATCAGGCAATATGGAGTAGTAACTCCTTTTGGATTGGAACAGGAACATTCTTCTGAAAAAGAAGTTATAAAAAAAGCGCAAGCCATACCAGATTTCGTCTCTCCCAAAAAAATAGAGTTTAACACAGGCAAAAAAATGTCTGAGTTAAATATTCATATCGAGGATTTTTGGGATGTGGAACCAAATTATGCATCAAATTTCGAAGCTTTTATCCCAATCCAAAATGGTTGCGATAAATTCTGTACATTTTGTGCGGTTCCATATACAAGAGGTCGTGAAGTATCCCGATCCTCTGAAGATATTCTGAATGAACTGAAAAGAATAGTTGATCAAGGTTTCAAATCGATAACCCTTTTAGGGCAGAATGTAAATTCATATGGTTTGGATAAAGGAGATGAAGAAATCAGTTTTACAGAATTACTTGAAAAAATTGGGGAATATGGCAATCAATCTGGCAAAGAATTCTGGCTATATTTCACTTCACCACATCCACGCGACATGGGAGAAGAAGTAATCGAAGTAATCTCAAAATACAATTGCTTGGCCAAGCAAATTCATCTTCCTGCTCAATCTGGGGATGACAATGTACTTATTCGGATGAACCGAAAACATTCAGTCGATAAATACTGGCAAATTATTCATGCTATTCACAAACATATACCTCAGGCAACAATTTTTACAGATATCATTGTTGGTTTTACAGGAGAAACAGACGAGCAATTCCAAAACACACTCAAGTTAATGGAAGAAGTGAAGTTCAACATGGCTTATATAGCTATGTACTCTCCTCGTCCGGGTGCAGCAAGTTCTCGTTGGTCCAATGACATTGATCAGGAAATAAAGAAAAAACGATTACATGCATCATCTGAAGTTCTCAGAAAACATTCATTGGTTTATAATAAAAAGCTTGTTGGCCAATCACGTAAAGTGCTCGTAAAAGGTCAGGACAGGAAAGAAGGTTATTTATCAGCTTATACAGAAGGGCGGATCGTTGTTCGTTTTAAATCAACAAATACAAAACAAATTGGCTCGTTCGTTGATTTAAAAATCACATCCGCTACTTCCCTATCTATTGAAGGAGAATTAATTGAGACTTGGAAAGATTGA
- a CDS encoding oxidoreductase, producing the protein MNNSKMNLRENKIFKIQEIRELTESAFVLRFDRHRLNFVAGQHILIGLDESAELREYSVYSGEKDNFLEVLVKEVEDGSVSKQLKKLKVGDPIQVESAVGFFRIGKEDIDKNLLFIASGTGIAPFHSFVTSYDDLNYTLLHGIRYASEAYESDIYENHRYISCVSKDNKGTFQGRVTDYLKENKIDKNTLVYLCGNSDMILESKDLLEEQGISNEHIFTEVYF; encoded by the coding sequence ATTAATAATAGTAAAATGAATTTGAGAGAAAATAAAATATTCAAAATACAGGAAATCAGAGAGCTCACCGAATCTGCTTTTGTATTGAGATTCGACAGACATAGATTAAATTTTGTCGCTGGTCAGCATATATTAATAGGACTTGATGAAAGTGCAGAATTAAGAGAATATTCAGTTTATAGCGGTGAGAAAGATAATTTTTTAGAAGTATTGGTGAAAGAAGTTGAAGACGGAAGTGTATCGAAACAACTCAAAAAGCTCAAAGTTGGAGACCCAATTCAGGTAGAATCAGCAGTAGGTTTCTTCAGAATAGGTAAAGAAGATATTGATAAGAACCTACTATTTATTGCAAGCGGAACAGGCATTGCTCCTTTTCATAGTTTTGTAACCTCATACGATGACCTCAATTATACATTACTTCATGGAATCAGGTATGCAAGTGAAGCCTATGAATCTGACATCTATGAAAATCATCGTTACATATCTTGTGTTTCAAAAGACAATAAAGGAACTTTTCAGGGTCGTGTTACTGATTATTTGAAAGAAAACAAAATTGACAAAAACACTTTGGTTTATCTCTGTGGAAATAGTGATATGATTTTGGAGAGTAAGGACTTACTTGAAGAACAAGGAATTTCCAACGAGCACATATTTACTGAAGTTTACTTTTAA
- a CDS encoding Arc family DNA-binding protein, which yields MSQKKSFALRIDPKLFDAIEKWAADEFRSTNGQIEWIISEALKKDGRKLK from the coding sequence ATGAGCCAAAAGAAATCTTTCGCCCTACGAATAGATCCCAAACTTTTTGATGCCATTGAAAAATGGGCTGCTGATGAGTTTCGAAGCACGAATGGACAAATAGAGTGGATCATTTCAGAAGCACTGAAAAAAGACGGTCGTAAACTGAAATAG
- a CDS encoding SPFH domain-containing protein: MKEEKVFMPKSGYLFLFLFLLGIAASVLGIVYLQDNVLLLVASILLGVFCLFFLIGLFVINPNESLVLVLFGAYKGTVKNNGFFWANPFYVRRKISLRARNLDSDPIKVNDKLGNPIMIGVVLVWQVENTYNAAFDVDNYEHFVEIQSEAAIRKLAGAYPYDDIEDEDARITLRGGGEEVNEELERELQERLNIAGIKVMESRISYLAYAQEIAGAMLQRQQATAVVAARTKIVEGAVGMVEMALDMLSKKEIVELDEEKKAAMVSNLLVVLCSEKGTSPVVNTGTLHH; encoded by the coding sequence ATGAAAGAAGAAAAAGTTTTTATGCCAAAATCAGGATATTTATTCCTTTTCCTGTTTTTATTGGGTATTGCTGCCAGCGTGCTGGGTATTGTTTATTTGCAGGATAATGTCTTACTCTTAGTCGCATCTATTTTATTAGGGGTTTTCTGTCTGTTTTTTCTTATTGGATTATTTGTTATCAATCCCAACGAATCCTTAGTGTTGGTTCTTTTCGGAGCATACAAAGGAACTGTCAAAAACAATGGTTTCTTTTGGGCAAACCCATTTTATGTACGCAGGAAAATCTCACTTCGCGCTCGTAATCTGGATAGTGATCCAATTAAAGTCAATGACAAACTGGGAAATCCAATTATGATTGGTGTTGTTTTAGTCTGGCAAGTAGAGAACACCTACAATGCAGCTTTTGATGTCGACAATTACGAGCATTTCGTAGAAATTCAAAGCGAAGCTGCTATTCGTAAACTGGCAGGTGCTTACCCTTATGACGACATTGAAGATGAAGATGCAAGAATCACCTTGCGTGGTGGTGGTGAAGAAGTAAACGAAGAGCTAGAAAGAGAACTTCAGGAAAGGCTGAATATTGCCGGTATTAAAGTTATGGAGTCAAGAATCAGCTATCTGGCTTATGCACAGGAAATTGCTGGAGCAATGCTCCAAAGACAACAGGCAACAGCAGTTGTTGCAGCCAGAACAAAAATCGTTGAGGGTGCTGTAGGCATGGTGGAAATGGCTCTTGACATGCTTTCAAAAAAAGAAATTGTTGAGTTGGATGAAGAAAAGAAAGCAGCTATGGTTAGCAACCTACTGGTGGTACTTTGCTCAGAAAAAGGAACCAGTCCTGTGGTTAATACGGGTACCTTGCACCACTAA
- a CDS encoding Na+:solute symporter yields MSILSTLDWIVIVFFLLVSIIIGIRLSGRAGKSITEFFLSGRSLPWYVAGISMVATTFAADTPLAVTELVSENGVSGNWLWWNMLIGGMLTTFFFAKLWRRANILTEVEFIELRYSGVAASFLRGFKSIYLGLFMNVLIMGWVNLAFISILKIFFNLPDVTPLAYSLLGNEYVFNFRIEYYAAIAMLFVAFYSSLAGLWGVAINDMVQFVIAMTGSIVLAIFMLRSPEIGGITGLKEQLDPNALKFLPHISNIKGTGQFVGIGIGTFLAYISVQWWASWYPGAEPGGGGYIAQRMMSAKNERHSLFATLFFQIAHYCIRPWPWIIVALGAMVLYPELGVDDKKLGYVMAMRDYLPNGWRGLMLIAFVSAYMSTISTQLNWGSSYLVNDLYKRFIDKRKETKLVLVSRIITVVLSLVAIYATSQMETIKGTWEFIIECGAGLGLVLILRWYWWRINVWSEITATVAPFLFYYIFKIRMGIEFPNSFFFTVLFTTVSWIIVTYLTPAEKSKTLHDFYKRVKPEGFWSGIFTGHQSTHIHKSKLGMLFLSWGSAVIMTYSVLFASGKLIFREWNEFFVYAAVAIASLLLLLFSLKSEME; encoded by the coding sequence ATGAGTATATTGAGTACACTCGACTGGATAGTCATTGTTTTTTTCCTCCTTGTATCTATCATTATTGGAATTCGATTATCGGGTAGAGCAGGAAAAAGTATTACGGAATTCTTTCTAAGCGGAAGATCACTTCCCTGGTATGTTGCTGGTATTTCCATGGTGGCCACCACATTTGCTGCAGATACTCCCTTGGCTGTTACAGAATTGGTCAGTGAGAATGGAGTATCTGGAAACTGGCTTTGGTGGAATATGTTGATAGGAGGTATGCTGACTACTTTTTTCTTTGCTAAACTTTGGCGAAGAGCGAATATTCTTACTGAAGTTGAATTCATTGAATTACGCTATTCAGGTGTTGCTGCTTCATTTTTAAGAGGATTTAAAAGTATATACCTTGGTTTATTTATGAATGTTTTGATCATGGGTTGGGTGAATCTGGCTTTTATTTCCATTTTAAAAATATTTTTCAATTTACCCGATGTAACTCCCTTAGCCTATTCACTTCTTGGGAATGAATATGTCTTCAATTTCAGAATAGAGTATTATGCAGCTATTGCCATGTTGTTTGTAGCTTTTTACAGTTCATTGGCTGGTTTGTGGGGCGTAGCCATTAATGATATGGTGCAATTTGTTATTGCTATGACAGGGAGTATTGTATTGGCCATTTTTATGCTTCGTTCACCCGAAATTGGAGGAATTACTGGTTTAAAAGAACAATTGGATCCAAATGCCTTGAAGTTTCTGCCCCATATTTCAAATATTAAAGGAACTGGCCAATTTGTAGGTATTGGAATCGGAACCTTTTTGGCCTATATCAGTGTGCAATGGTGGGCCAGTTGGTATCCGGGAGCAGAACCGGGTGGGGGAGGCTATATTGCTCAGCGAATGATGAGTGCAAAAAACGAAAGACATTCTTTGTTTGCTACTTTGTTTTTCCAGATTGCTCATTACTGTATTCGTCCCTGGCCCTGGATTATTGTGGCCTTAGGCGCCATGGTTCTTTATCCCGAATTGGGGGTAGATGACAAAAAACTGGGTTATGTGATGGCCATGAGAGATTATCTTCCAAATGGTTGGCGAGGATTGATGTTAATAGCTTTTGTTTCTGCTTATATGAGTACTATTTCGACTCAATTGAATTGGGGAAGTAGTTATTTGGTGAACGATTTATACAAACGATTTATTGATAAACGAAAAGAAACAAAATTGGTTTTAGTTTCACGAATCATTACTGTGGTGTTAAGTCTTGTTGCTATTTATGCTACCTCACAAATGGAAACTATTAAAGGAACATGGGAGTTTATTATCGAGTGTGGTGCTGGATTAGGATTGGTATTGATTTTACGATGGTATTGGTGGCGAATTAATGTTTGGAGCGAAATAACAGCTACTGTAGCTCCCTTTTTATTCTATTATATTTTCAAGATTAGAATGGGGATTGAGTTTCCAAATAGTTTTTTCTTTACCGTTTTATTCACGACAGTATCATGGATAATTGTGACCTATTTAACTCCTGCTGAGAAAAGTAAAACTTTACACGATTTTTACAAAAGAGTTAAACCTGAAGGATTTTGGAGTGGGATATTTACTGGACATCAATCCACTCACATTCACAAAAGCAAGTTAGGAATGCTGTTTCTTAGTTGGGGTAGTGCAGTTATAATGACTTACTCCGTATTGTTTGCATCTGGTAAATTGATTTTTAGGGAATGGAATGAGTTTTTTGTTTATGCCGCTGTAGCTATAGCATCTTTATTATTGTTGTTATTCAGTCTCAAATCTGAAATGGAGTAG